AAGAAGGGGCGCACCATGAAGATGCGCATCCACCGCGACGGAAACCGCGCCAGCTTGTTCATCAACTGGCCCGCGTCGAAGGACCGCCCAGTTCACGTCGCGCTGGCGCAGATCAAGGAATAGCGCGGGCGCAGCGACGGGATTCGCGCCGGACCAACATAGAAACCGTCACAAGCCCAGGACGGACTTGTAGGCGCCGCGCACTGCGCGGGTCACGTCCTGGTAGCGTTCGAGCAACGCTTCGCGGGCGTTGCGGTGGGCGCTGTCCGCGATGCCCATGCGGCGCGCGAGCTGTCCGAGGCCGCGGCGGTGGGCGTCCAGCACCGTGGCGCTGGTGCCATGCAACACGTGCATGCGCTGCTCGAGGCGACGCAGGAACGCGTAGCTCTCGCGCATGACCTCGAACTCGGGGCGCGGCAGGTAGCCCGCGGCAAACAGCGCTTCCAGCGCTTCCAGAGTGTCCGGCGTGCGCACCCGCGGATCGCGACCGTGGGCCATCTGCAGCCACTGCACCGCGAACTCGATGTCGAGCAGACCGCCGTGGCCCAGCTTGAGGTCGAAGCGGCCGTCGCGCTCCACGGCGAGCTCGTCTTCCATGCGCTGGCGCAAGCGATGCATTTCGGCGACGGGAGGCGGGCCGGCCTCGTAGGCGGCCTTTTCGGCGAGAGCGATCACGCGGGCGCCGAGCTCCGGATCTCCGGCGCAGGCGCGCGCGCGGATCAACGCTTGACGCTCCCAGGCGGCGCCGGAGGACTGCACCGCCGGACGCGAGGCGTCGACCTCGTCGGAGACCGAGTGGTACCGCGCGAAGGACGCCAGTGAGGTGACCAACATGCCGTGGCTACCGCTGGGTCGCAGGCGTGTGTCGAGCTCGTAGCCCGCGCCATCGGGATGCGGTCCCGTGATCAAGCGGATGGCCCGCTGCGCCGAGCGCACGTAGTACTCCTGCGGATCCTTGCCGGCCGGCGCGTGGTCTCCGTCGTAAATGAAGAGCACGTCGAGATCCGATCCGTAGCCGATGTCACGACCGCCCAGCTTGCCGACGGCGATCACCGCCAGGCCCTTGGGCTCGGCACCGAGCTCGAGCGCCACGGCGCGCTCCAGCGTGGCGTCCGCGAGATCGCTCAGCAGGCGAGTGGCGTCGCGGATCTCGATGGTTCCCGCGAGATCTGCCACGGCGACCTCCACCGTGACCCGACGCTTGGCTCGCCGCAGACCGCGCACGATGCGATCCTTGCGATCGTACTCGTCTTCGTCTGGCGGTGCGCCGCGGCAAGCCTCGCTGAGCTCGGTGCTCACGACCTCTGCAGCGTCGGGTGGCGCGCCTCCGCCGAACAAGATCACGTCGGCCAGATCCGGACGGCTCACGACGGCCTCGCCCACGAACACACTGGCCCCGAGCACGGTGACGAGACGGCGCAGAGCGAGCACGTCGTTCGCCACGGCGGACACGTAGGGTCCCGGCGCCAGAAAGCGTCCGAAGAACGAGCGCAGGGTTCGCGCGGCGAGATCCGGATCCGCGGACTGGGCGATGGCGTCGAGCACCTGGTCCGCGAGCTCGGGATGCCGTTCCCGCGACAGCTCACCCAAAAGGCCGTCGGGGCGCCGCGCCAGGGATGCGAGATGCTCGCCGATCTCGCTACTACCGAACAGGCGCTCGGATTTTTCGAACAGCGCGTCGCTCGGCTCGTCCAACAGAGCGATGAGCGCCTGATAGCGCGGCGGCGGATGGGGCGCCTCGGGCAACAGAGACGCGAACAGCTCCGCCACGACCGTCCGCTTGGAGGCGAGCTCCAGCTCGAAGGCGGCCACGTCCTCGAAACCGAGGGAGCGTGCCAGCCGGCGGCGCTCGCCCTCGGTGTCTGGCAAGAGGTGCGTCTGCACCCCGGTCATCCACTGCACCCGGTGCTCGGCGCGGCGCAAGAGCAGGTACGCCTCCACGATGCCGCGGGCTTCGAGGTCCGTGACCAGCCCACGGCTTCGCAAGCGCTCGAGGGCCCCGAAGAAGCTCGGCACTCGCAGGCTCGGCTCCCGCCCGCCCCAGATCAGCTGCAGCGATTGAACGAAGAACTCCGCCTCGCGAATGCCGCCCAAGCCCAGCTTCAAGTCCCGCGCTGGATCGCTCGATAGCTCCACCCGCGAGCGCACCACCAGCTCGGCGAGGGCGGTAGCGACGCTGGGATCCACCTTGCGGCGATACACGAAGGGCGTGATCACCTCGCGCTCGAAGGTCGCCCCCAAGGCGGCATCTCCGGCGATGGGACGCGCGCGCAGCAGCGCCGCGCGCTCCCAGAGCCGCCCCCAGGTCTCGTAGTAGCGCTCCGTGGCGGCGACGGAATTCACCAGAGCGCCCCGCGAGCCCTCCGGACGCAAGCGCAAGTCCACGCGCCAGACCATGCCATCAGCCGTGGGATTCTCGAGCGTGCTCACCGCGCGCCGCACGACGCGGGTCCAGAAGTCGTGGCTGTCGACCTCGCCGCTGCACTCGTCAGTGTCGTACACGAAGATGACGTCCACGTCGGAGCCGGCGTTGAGCTCCCAGCCGCCGAGCTTGCCCATGCCCAACACCACCAGCGAGCTGGGCTCGCCGTCGGCGCGCAGGGGCCGCCCGTAGCGCTGGGTGTAGTGGTGCGTGGCCTCGGCGAGGGCCACCTCGAAGGCGGTCTCCGCCAACTCGGACAGCTCCCGGGCGGTGACCTCGATGTCCGCGCCACCGAGGCCCGGCGGCCACAGCTCTCGAAGCGCGATGCGCACCTTCTCGGCCCACACCTCACGGCGCAGGTTCCGCTGAACGGCTTCCTCTTCCGAGAGGTCGCCCACGGCGGCCAGGAGCCGCGCCATGGAGTCCGCGCGCTGACGCTGCGCTCGCCAGCCCTCGTCCTCGATGCGCCCGAGGGCCGCGAGCTGCCAATCGTGCACCGGCGTGAGCGCCGGATACGCCGTGGAGAGCAGCAGCGCGAGGCGCCGCGAACCGAAATCTTTCAGCAGTGTTTCGGCCCGCTCGGGGTCGATGGCGCGCGCCAAGGACAGCGGATCGTCGGCGGAGGGCATCGGCGTTTCGCAGTGTAGCGGATCCGGTTGGCGTGGCCGCGACCTTCGGCTACGACACCGGCATGCGGTTCCTGTGCGTCTCCGACATCCACGGCCACGCCGACGCCCTCCGGGCGGTGATGCGCGAGGCGGACGCCCACGGCTGGGACCAGCTCGTCGCCTGCGGCGATCACCTTTTTCCCGGCCCCGCCCCGCTGGAGACCTGGAAGCTCCTGGTGGAGCACCGCGCCTTGTGCGTGCAGGGCATCGGGGATCGCGCGCTGGCTCGCCTCAATCCCGACAAGCTCTCGGCCACCAACGCGGCGGAGCGCCAGCGCCTGGAACGGCTGCGGCAAATCCACGTGGAGCTCGGCGAGCTGATCGTGGCGCGGCTGAACAAGATGCCCACCATCGCGCGCTTGCCCCTGGAAAACGGCACGGAAATGGTGGTCGTGCACGGCTCCCCGGCGGACGCGACGGAGTCGTTCACGCCGGACATGACGGACGAGGAGATCGGCGCTCTGATTGGAGACGATCCTGCGGACATCGTGATCTGCGGCGGCAGCCACATCCCGTTCCAGCGTCAGATCGATCACATTCGCGTGGTGGGCGTGGGCAGCGTCGGCGAGGCGCCGGGGGGCGGCTACGCCCACGGGGTGATCGTCGAGAGCACCCCCCTCGGCACCGCCATCAAGGAAGTCGTCGCCGAGCTGTGAGAGCTGCTTCGCGCACCGCCTGCTCCAGGCGCTCCGGAGCGACGGGCTTGTCGAGGCACACGTTGTCCACGCCGTCGAGGAACTCGACGAGCTCGGGCTGGAGCGCGCCTCCCGTGACGAACACGACGCGCGCCTCATGACCCGGCCAGGTGTGGCGCACGGCCTCGTGGAAGTGGCGACCGTCCTTGTCGGGGAGCATCAGATCGCACAGGTACACGTCGTACTGCTCGCCGTCGCCAATTCGAGAAAGGGCGGCGTCCACACTGTGGACGGTGTCCACCTGGTGTCGCTCAGATAGCAGCAGAGACAGAACGCGAGCGACGGCGGGCTCGTCGTCGATGACCAGCACCCGCGCGGCCGGGCCTGCCGCGGGGGCGGCTCTGGGCGGAATGCTCGTGGTCGCCCGCAGGGGCGCCGCGGGCAGGGTCACGCTGAAGGTCGAGCCGGCGCCCAGGGTGCTCTCCACCTCCAGCGTTCCGCCCAGCTCGCGAACCACGCGATGACAAATGGCCAAGCCCAACCCGGTTCCCTCCCCGTGCTTGGTGGTGAAGAACGGGTCGAAGATCCGCTCGCGGTCGTGGCTCGAAATGCCGACGCCGTCGTCTTCCACGACCACCACGACGTTGCCGGCCTCGTCCAATCTCGTCTTCACCGCGATCAGACCACGGCGATCCTTGGGCATGGCATGGGCCGCGTTCACCAGCAGGTTGATGAACACCTGAGCCAAACGTCCCTCGTCCGCCATCACCGGGGGAACGGGGTCCAGGTGGCGCTCCACGTCGGCGCGGTGCCGGATCTCGTGCATGGCCATGCGCAGGGACGACTCCACGCTGTCCGCAACGTTCACGGGGCCTACCTCCGCCGCGGTGGCCCGTGAGAACGCCTTCATGTCGGTCACCAGCCGGCTCACCCGCTCGGCCCCGTGCTTGGCGTTTTGCAGCAGCTCCTTGATCGAGTCGATGGTGCTCCCGTCGCGCGACAGGCGCAGGAGCGCCAGATCCAGGTTCCCGAGCACGTACGTCAGGGGGTTATTGATCTCGTGGGCCACTCCGGCGGCCAGCGTGCCGATGCTCACCAAGCGTTCCGTCATGGCCCGCTCGCGCTCGGCCTGAGCACGGTCCGTCACGTCGCGAGTGATGACCAGCACTTCGTCCTTGCCCAAGGGGATGACCCGCGTCTCGTGACGACGCATATCGCCGCCGAGCTCCGCCGAGTACTCGAAGTGCTGCACTTCACCGGACTCCAGCGCTCTGCCCAGATGAACCAGACCGCCCTCCACCACGTCCCGAGGCAGGTCGGGATGATCGTCCAGCATCTCGACGGTGCGGCGGCCGCGATAGGCCAACATCATCTCTGCCCCGGGCCCGCGGGCGTCGATCACCGTGCCATCCCGCTCCAGGTGGACCACGAGATCCGGGAAGGCGTCGAGCAGAGCGCGGTTCATGCGTTCGCTGCGGCGGAGCTCGTCCTCGGCGTGGCGCGCCGCAAAGGCGGTCTCCACCAGCTGCCGTTCGCGTTCGCCGAGCTCTGCTTCCTGGCGCGACAGCTCCTCGATCACGTCGCGCGAGCCGCGCACCACGCCCAGCAGGCGGCGGAGGCTGGCCGTCCAGCTCCGCCGCGCCGGCAGCGTCACGTCGAAGACACCTCTGCGAGGGGTGATCGCGGCGCGCACTTCCGCCGGTGGCAGCCCCAGCTGTTCCGGCATCGCGGAGAAGGCCCCCACCGCCATCCACAGAATGGACGCGCACTCACGGTAGGGCTCGGGAATGTCCACGGTGATGCGCACCTGGTGTGGACCCAGGTCCTCGATGTCGAGCTCGATGATGCGATAGGTGCTGGGGCCGAACCAACGAACCGCCACGTGGAGCACCCCTCGGGGGTCCACCACGAAGGAGGCCACCCTGCGGACTTGATCGAGCAACCGAACGTTGGCGACCTGTCGCCCTGCGCGTTCGAGCCCCGCCGGGCCCCCCAGCAGCTCGCCGGAGATGTCGCACAGCTCCGCCCAGTCGTTCCACGGCACTCGGGCACGTCGGTTTTCGAGCACGTGGCGCGGGATGGGCGAACGCGCGATCAGCTCGTCCAGGTCCAATAACCCGGCCTTGGCGCAGTCTTCGAAGAAGACGAAAGCTCGACACGAGACGTCGCTCACCGCGTCCAGTGTCTCGGTGCGTCGAGGCCGATGCAAGCCACGCGGCCTTCGGCTAGAATCGCTGTCGTGCGGCGCGCGCTATTGTTCATCGCGTTGGTGGTCGGCGCTTGCGGGGACGACCGCGCGGAGGAAGCTCCGCAGGCCGTGAGTCAAGCCGCAGTCGTGGGCCCAAAGGTGGCTCTGCTCTCCACGCGCCCTGGCGCCACGGAGACGGAGCTTCGACTCCAGCCCATCGGCGCAAGCACGCCGAGCGCGCCGGTCGGCCACGTGCCGCACGTGGCCGACGGCACCGTGCGCGGCGCGCTGTTGGGCGACGGCGTGGTGGTCGTGGCGGACGCGGAGCGGCGGCGCGATCCGTCCTTCGGCGCGTGGCTCTACCGGCTGCGGCCCGGCGCACCGGCGGCCAAGCTGGTGAGCGGTGTGGTGCATGCGGCACGGCCGTGGGTCACGGCGGAAGGCACGGTTCTCGTCGAACGCGGGGAGGCGGGTCCGGAGACGGACGGCCAGCTGCGCACGGACTCCCTCACGGTCGACGAGATCGCGCCGGAAACCGGCGCGGCTCGCACCGTGCACGCGTTCTCCGGCTACGCCACCCACATCGCCGGCGTCACGGGCAAAGAGGTGCTGCTCTATCGCGTCGCCTGGCAGCACGCGGATCTGGTCGCCGTACGCATCGACACCGGCACCCTGCGCCCGCTGCTCGCGGAGATGCCCGCCTTCGCTCGTGACTTCTCCGTGGACGCGGACGGAGCCCGCGTGGTGTTCACCAACCGCGACGCCCAGGGCTGGGTGGTGCAGGCGGTGCCGCTCGCCGGAGGCACGGCCAGCGAGCTGGTGCGGGTCGGCGGCATGTGGGCTACACCCCACGCGTTCCCCGGCGG
This window of the Polyangiaceae bacterium genome carries:
- the glnE gene encoding bifunctional [glutamate--ammonia ligase]-adenylyl-L-tyrosine phosphorylase/[glutamate--ammonia-ligase] adenylyltransferase, with the translated sequence MPSADDPLSLARAIDPERAETLLKDFGSRRLALLLSTAYPALTPVHDWQLAALGRIEDEGWRAQRQRADSMARLLAAVGDLSEEEAVQRNLRREVWAEKVRIALRELWPPGLGGADIEVTARELSELAETAFEVALAEATHHYTQRYGRPLRADGEPSSLVVLGMGKLGGWELNAGSDVDVIFVYDTDECSGEVDSHDFWTRVVRRAVSTLENPTADGMVWRVDLRLRPEGSRGALVNSVAATERYYETWGRLWERAALLRARPIAGDAALGATFEREVITPFVYRRKVDPSVATALAELVVRSRVELSSDPARDLKLGLGGIREAEFFVQSLQLIWGGREPSLRVPSFFGALERLRSRGLVTDLEARGIVEAYLLLRRAEHRVQWMTGVQTHLLPDTEGERRRLARSLGFEDVAAFELELASKRTVVAELFASLLPEAPHPPPRYQALIALLDEPSDALFEKSERLFGSSEIGEHLASLARRPDGLLGELSRERHPELADQVLDAIAQSADPDLAARTLRSFFGRFLAPGPYVSAVANDVLALRRLVTVLGASVFVGEAVVSRPDLADVILFGGGAPPDAAEVVSTELSEACRGAPPDEDEYDRKDRIVRGLRRAKRRVTVEVAVADLAGTIEIRDATRLLSDLADATLERAVALELGAEPKGLAVIAVGKLGGRDIGYGSDLDVLFIYDGDHAPAGKDPQEYYVRSAQRAIRLITGPHPDGAGYELDTRLRPSGSHGMLVTSLASFARYHSVSDEVDASRPAVQSSGAAWERQALIRARACAGDPELGARVIALAEKAAYEAGPPPVAEMHRLRQRMEDELAVERDGRFDLKLGHGGLLDIEFAVQWLQMAHGRDPRVRTPDTLEALEALFAAGYLPRPEFEVMRESYAFLRRLEQRMHVLHGTSATVLDAHRRGLGQLARRMGIADSAHRNAREALLERYQDVTRAVRGAYKSVLGL
- a CDS encoding metallophosphoesterase family protein, coding for MRFLCVSDIHGHADALRAVMREADAHGWDQLVACGDHLFPGPAPLETWKLLVEHRALCVQGIGDRALARLNPDKLSATNAAERQRLERLRQIHVELGELIVARLNKMPTIARLPLENGTEMVVVHGSPADATESFTPDMTDEEIGALIGDDPADIVICGGSHIPFQRQIDHIRVVGVGSVGEAPGGGYAHGVIVESTPLGTAIKEVVAEL
- a CDS encoding response regulator, with the translated sequence MSDVSCRAFVFFEDCAKAGLLDLDELIARSPIPRHVLENRRARVPWNDWAELCDISGELLGGPAGLERAGRQVANVRLLDQVRRVASFVVDPRGVLHVAVRWFGPSTYRIIELDIEDLGPHQVRITVDIPEPYRECASILWMAVGAFSAMPEQLGLPPAEVRAAITPRRGVFDVTLPARRSWTASLRRLLGVVRGSRDVIEELSRQEAELGERERQLVETAFAARHAEDELRRSERMNRALLDAFPDLVVHLERDGTVIDARGPGAEMMLAYRGRRTVEMLDDHPDLPRDVVEGGLVHLGRALESGEVQHFEYSAELGGDMRRHETRVIPLGKDEVLVITRDVTDRAQAERERAMTERLVSIGTLAAGVAHEINNPLTYVLGNLDLALLRLSRDGSTIDSIKELLQNAKHGAERVSRLVTDMKAFSRATAAEVGPVNVADSVESSLRMAMHEIRHRADVERHLDPVPPVMADEGRLAQVFINLLVNAAHAMPKDRRGLIAVKTRLDEAGNVVVVVEDDGVGISSHDRERIFDPFFTTKHGEGTGLGLAICHRVVRELGGTLEVESTLGAGSTFSVTLPAAPLRATTSIPPRAAPAAGPAARVLVIDDEPAVARVLSLLLSERHQVDTVHSVDAALSRIGDGEQYDVYLCDLMLPDKDGRHFHEAVRHTWPGHEARVVFVTGGALQPELVEFLDGVDNVCLDKPVAPERLEQAVREAALTARRRLP